The following coding sequences are from one Collimonas arenae window:
- a CDS encoding ABC transporter substrate-binding protein, which yields MIGGARVFLADINQVGGVLGRKIELVERDDLAKPEVGVAMAKEMIEKEHVVAVVGFGNTGVALPAAKIFQDAKIPLIVTGATGATITKSFLPPAYPVSYVFRTSASDALQPIVILNDVIDRRKIDKIAVLHDDSPYGMFGKQSMLTELERRKSSRCWWKASRSATRT from the coding sequence ATGATCGGCGGGGCCCGGGTATTCCTGGCCGACATCAACCAGGTAGGCGGTGTCCTTGGGCGCAAGATCGAATTGGTCGAACGCGACGACCTCGCCAAACCCGAGGTCGGGGTTGCCATGGCAAAAGAGATGATCGAAAAAGAACACGTGGTTGCGGTGGTCGGCTTTGGCAATACCGGCGTGGCACTGCCGGCGGCGAAAATCTTTCAGGACGCCAAAATCCCATTGATCGTGACAGGCGCCACCGGCGCCACCATCACCAAGTCATTCTTGCCGCCTGCCTATCCGGTCAGCTACGTATTCCGCACGTCCGCCAGCGACGCGTTGCAACCGATCGTGATTCTCAACGACGTAATCGACCGCCGTAAAATCGACAAAATCGCCGTACTGCATGACGACAGCCCCTACGGCATGTTCGGCAAGCAAAGCATGCTGACCGAGCTGGAGCGCCGCAAATCAAGCCGGTGCTGGTGGAAAGCTTCAAGGTCGGCGACCAGGACATGA
- a CDS encoding GNAT family N-acetyltransferase — protein METLRITTESADLDIPLIHRFLSQESAWARGIPLSTVEEAIRNSLNFGLLLDGAQVGYARVITDYATFAYLVDVFVLEEHRGNGYSATLMAAVMEHPRLQGLRRFMLATSTAHGLYAKFGFTAPLKPQSLMERFAPNVYAATF, from the coding sequence ATGGAGACGTTGCGTATCACCACAGAGTCGGCCGACCTGGACATTCCCCTGATTCACCGGTTTTTGTCGCAGGAGTCGGCATGGGCGCGCGGTATTCCGCTGTCGACAGTCGAGGAGGCGATCCGCAATTCATTGAATTTCGGATTGCTGCTGGATGGCGCGCAAGTTGGTTATGCGCGCGTCATTACCGATTATGCGACGTTCGCCTATCTGGTTGATGTGTTTGTGCTTGAGGAACATCGGGGCAACGGCTACAGCGCGACTCTGATGGCTGCCGTGATGGAGCATCCCCGTTTGCAAGGTTTGCGGCGCTTCATGCTGGCGACAAGTACGGCGCATGGTTTGTACGCCAAGTTCGGTTTTACTGCGCCGCTCAAGCCGCAATCGCTGATGGAGCGTTTTGCGCCAAATGTATACGCCGCCACTTTTTAG
- a CDS encoding FMN-binding negative transcriptional regulator, with translation MYIPKQFDEPRLEVLHDLIRARPLSTLVTLASSGLNANHIPLLLSPELGSFGTLHGHVARANPLWSDYQKDVEVLAIFQGPDAYITPSWYATKAETGKVVPTWNYAVAHAYGTLRIIDDTTWLRAHLTALTAHNEAAFPAPWQVSDAPHDYTEKLMGAIVGIEIVITRLSGKWKVSQNQPPQNQAGVIDGLRARGGDEFRAMAALVEAGKTSG, from the coding sequence ATGTATATTCCCAAGCAATTCGATGAACCGCGCCTGGAAGTTTTGCACGACTTGATTCGCGCGCGCCCCTTGTCCACACTTGTCACACTTGCATCAAGCGGACTCAACGCCAATCACATCCCGTTGTTGCTGTCTCCGGAACTTGGGTCATTTGGCACGCTGCACGGGCACGTGGCGCGTGCCAATCCACTGTGGAGCGACTATCAGAAAGATGTCGAAGTGCTGGCGATATTCCAGGGACCGGATGCCTACATCACACCATCCTGGTATGCGACCAAGGCGGAAACCGGCAAGGTTGTGCCGACCTGGAATTATGCAGTCGCGCATGCCTACGGGACGTTGCGCATCATCGACGATACAACATGGTTGCGGGCGCACCTGACGGCGCTGACTGCGCACAACGAAGCGGCGTTTCCGGCGCCATGGCAAGTATCCGATGCGCCGCATGACTACACCGAGAAATTGATGGGCGCCATCGTCGGTATCGAGATTGTCATCACCCGGTTGTCCGGCAAGTGGAAAGTCAGCCAGAACCAGCCGCCCCAGAATCAGGCGGGAGTCATCGACGGCTTGCGCGCGCGTGGCGGCGATGAGTTTCGGGCAATGGCGGCGTTGGTCGAGGCGGGCAAGACATCGGGTTGA
- a CDS encoding carbohydrate porin → MGSFSDALAYAAAQGGTPDVAQVRKASVKQGYGINLEQSLSSDLGFFTRASWNDGKTETFSFTEIERSVSTGLALKGSSWHRDNDTVGVSFIQNGLSKAHQDYLAAGGLGVFIGDGRLNYQPERILEAYYNFSLRKGISLTADLQRICNPAYNADRGPVLIGSLRLHAEF, encoded by the coding sequence ATGGGGAGTTTCTCGGATGCCCTTGCGTATGCTGCCGCCCAAGGCGGTACGCCCGATGTGGCGCAGGTGCGCAAGGCCAGCGTCAAGCAAGGCTACGGCATCAATCTCGAGCAAAGCTTGAGCAGCGATCTCGGCTTCTTTACCCGCGCCAGCTGGAACGACGGCAAAACCGAAACGTTCTCCTTTACTGAAATCGAACGTTCGGTGAGTACCGGCCTGGCGCTCAAGGGCAGCAGCTGGCATCGCGACAACGATACGGTCGGCGTCTCCTTCATCCAGAATGGCTTGAGCAAGGCGCATCAGGATTACCTGGCGGCCGGCGGACTTGGCGTGTTCATCGGCGATGGCCGCTTGAACTACCAGCCGGAACGGATACTGGAGGCGTATTACAACTTCAGTTTGCGCAAGGGCATATCGCTGACAGCAGACCTGCAGCGTATTTGCAATCCCGCCTACAACGCCGATCGCGGGCCGGTGCTGATCGGTTCGCTGCGGCTGCATGCAGAATTCTAG
- a CDS encoding MetQ/NlpA family ABC transporter substrate-binding protein, with product MRRLILKTLPILLLATAVAGAHGQDKTKIKVGVSVGNAEQTFAVVKKVAARDGLDIQIITFSDYLQPNEALAAGDLDANAFQHKPFLDSQIKARGYKIVPVGLTLTAPLGIYSKKYKNVDQLPIGASIGIQNDPSNGNRALLLLQKAGLIKLKPGVGENGVNATPLDVIENPKKLKLIELDAAQLPRSLDDLAAASINNDYAFKAGLSLQRDTIAVEDARGPYANLIATRAEDKDKPWVKKLVKAYQSEEVRKFIETEFKGSLIPAF from the coding sequence ATGCGTCGCCTCATCCTCAAGACATTACCCATTCTGTTATTGGCGACCGCTGTTGCCGGCGCTCATGGGCAGGATAAAACCAAGATCAAGGTCGGCGTCTCGGTAGGTAACGCCGAGCAGACCTTCGCGGTAGTCAAGAAAGTGGCGGCGCGCGACGGCCTCGACATCCAGATCATCACCTTCAGCGATTACCTGCAGCCGAATGAAGCTTTGGCCGCCGGCGACCTGGACGCCAACGCGTTCCAGCACAAACCTTTCCTCGACAGCCAGATCAAGGCGCGCGGCTACAAGATCGTGCCGGTCGGGTTGACGCTGACGGCGCCGCTGGGTATCTATTCGAAGAAATATAAAAACGTCGATCAGTTACCGATAGGCGCCAGCATCGGCATCCAGAACGATCCGTCGAACGGCAATCGGGCCTTGCTGTTGTTGCAGAAAGCCGGCTTGATCAAGCTGAAACCTGGTGTCGGTGAAAACGGTGTCAATGCAACGCCGCTGGATGTGATCGAGAATCCGAAGAAACTCAAGCTGATCGAACTGGACGCCGCACAACTGCCGCGTTCGCTGGACGATCTGGCGGCGGCATCGATCAACAACGATTACGCATTCAAGGCGGGTTTGTCATTGCAACGCGATACGATTGCGGTGGAAGATGCCCGAGGGCCTTATGCCAATCTGATTGCCACGCGGGCGGAAGACAAGGATAAGCCGTGGGTGAAGAAACTGGTCAAGGCGTATCAGTCGGAAGAGGTGCGGAAATTCATCGAGACCGAATTCAAAGGCTCGCTGATTCCAGCCTTTTAA
- the trpC gene encoding indole-3-glycerol phosphate synthase TrpC: protein MSDILNKILDVKADEVAAAKKHQDFASLRREVESDAEARAGLRGYEAALRAKVAAGHAGVIAEVKKASPSKGVIRADFRPAEIAIDYAAHGAACLSVLTDVQFFQGAPEYLQQARAACTLPALRKDFMIDPYQVYQARSWGADAILLIVAALDHGLMAEMEAVAHELGMSVLVEVHNAEELNAALKLKTKLLGINNRNLRTFETSLQTTLDLLPNISPDKLVVTESGIHTRDDVKRMRDANVNAFLVGEAFMRAAQPGVELGRLFDN, encoded by the coding sequence ATGTCCGATATCTTGAATAAAATCCTCGACGTCAAAGCCGACGAAGTGGCTGCGGCGAAGAAACACCAGGACTTTGCCAGCCTGCGTCGCGAAGTGGAATCCGATGCCGAAGCACGCGCCGGTTTGCGCGGTTACGAAGCCGCGCTGCGCGCCAAGGTCGCGGCGGGCCACGCTGGCGTTATCGCCGAAGTCAAAAAGGCGTCACCTTCCAAAGGCGTGATCCGCGCCGACTTCCGTCCTGCCGAGATTGCCATCGATTACGCTGCACATGGCGCTGCCTGCTTGTCAGTGCTTACCGACGTTCAATTTTTCCAGGGCGCGCCAGAATATCTGCAGCAGGCGCGTGCCGCCTGCACGCTGCCGGCGCTGCGTAAGGATTTCATGATCGATCCGTATCAGGTGTACCAGGCACGTTCATGGGGCGCCGATGCGATCCTGCTGATCGTCGCCGCGCTGGATCACGGTTTGATGGCGGAAATGGAAGCTGTCGCCCATGAGCTCGGCATGAGCGTGTTGGTGGAAGTGCATAATGCCGAAGAACTGAACGCTGCGTTGAAGCTGAAGACCAAGCTGCTCGGCATCAACAACCGCAATCTGCGCACTTTTGAAACGTCGCTGCAAACCACGTTGGATCTGTTGCCGAATATTTCGCCAGACAAGTTGGTGGTGACCGAATCGGGCATTCATACGCGGGACGACGTCAAACGCATGCGCGATGCCAACGTCAATGCCTTCCTGGTTGGCGAAGCATTCATGCGCGCTGCGCAGCCGGGTGTCGAACTTGGTCGCCTGTTCGATAACTGA
- the trpD gene encoding anthranilate phosphoribosyltransferase: protein MPISEQEALLRCIEHREIFHDEMLSLFRRIMRGEMSPLMIAALTMGLRVKKETIGEIAAAAQVMREFATPVPCRDTANLVDIVGTGGDGAQTFNISTASMFVAAAAGARVAKHGGRSVSSSSGSADVLESFGANINLTPAQVAQSIEQTGIGFMFAPNHHAAMKHAAPVRKELGVRTIFNILGPLTNPAGAPNILMGVFHADLVGIQVRVLQRLGAQHAIVVWGRDNMDEVSLGAGTMVGELVNGEIREYEIHPEDFGLQMIASRNLKVSNSTESKQKVLEALEDRPGPARDIVAINAGTALYAAGVASSIADGLDKARAAIASGAARAKLDQFVQVTQTIGAG from the coding sequence ATGCCAATCTCCGAACAAGAAGCCCTGTTGCGTTGCATTGAGCACCGCGAAATCTTCCACGACGAAATGTTGTCGCTGTTCCGTCGCATCATGCGTGGCGAAATGTCGCCGCTGATGATCGCCGCGCTGACCATGGGCCTGCGCGTAAAGAAAGAAACCATCGGCGAAATCGCCGCAGCCGCGCAAGTCATGCGCGAATTTGCCACCCCGGTTCCGTGCCGCGACACCGCCAATCTGGTGGATATCGTCGGCACCGGCGGCGATGGTGCACAGACCTTCAATATTTCGACGGCCTCGATGTTCGTCGCCGCCGCAGCAGGCGCCCGTGTCGCCAAGCATGGCGGCCGCAGCGTGTCTTCCTCGTCCGGCAGCGCAGATGTATTGGAATCGTTTGGCGCCAATATCAACCTGACGCCAGCGCAAGTCGCGCAATCGATCGAGCAAACCGGCATCGGCTTCATGTTTGCGCCGAATCATCACGCGGCGATGAAACATGCGGCGCCGGTGCGCAAGGAACTGGGCGTGCGCACGATTTTCAACATCCTGGGACCGTTGACCAATCCGGCCGGTGCGCCGAATATCCTGATGGGCGTATTCCACGCCGACCTGGTCGGTATCCAGGTGCGGGTATTGCAGCGGCTCGGTGCGCAACACGCTATTGTGGTGTGGGGGCGCGACAATATGGATGAAGTTTCGCTCGGCGCCGGCACCATGGTGGGCGAGTTGGTCAACGGCGAAATCCGTGAGTATGAAATTCATCCGGAAGATTTCGGCTTGCAGATGATCGCCAGCCGTAACCTGAAAGTATCCAACTCAACCGAATCCAAGCAAAAAGTGCTGGAAGCCTTGGAAGATCGGCCGGGACCGGCGCGCGACATCGTCGCCATCAATGCCGGTACTGCCTTGTATGCCGCTGGCGTTGCCAGCTCGATCGCCGATGGACTGGACAAAGCGCGGGCAGCCATCGCCTCGGGCGCGGCACGAGCCAAGCTCGATCAGTTCGTGCAGGTCACGCAAACCATCGGCGCTGGCTGA
- a CDS encoding aminodeoxychorismate/anthranilate synthase component II, whose product MLLMIDNYDSFTYNLVQYFGELGEDVRTFRNDEITLEEIQALKPDRICLSPGPCSPKEAGICVALLQQFAGKLPILGVCLGHQAIGEAFGGKVVRAQQVMHGKTSPITHTGVGVFKDLPSPFTVIRYHSLAIERSSIPDCLEITAWTDDGEIMGVRHKDYDIEGVQFHPESILSEHGHALLRNFVQRTA is encoded by the coding sequence ATGCTGCTAATGATCGACAACTACGATTCCTTCACCTACAACCTGGTGCAATACTTCGGCGAACTGGGTGAAGATGTGCGTACATTCCGCAACGACGAAATCACGCTTGAAGAAATCCAGGCCCTGAAGCCGGACCGCATCTGCCTGTCGCCAGGACCGTGTAGCCCGAAGGAAGCCGGGATTTGCGTTGCATTGCTGCAGCAGTTTGCCGGCAAGCTGCCGATACTCGGCGTTTGCCTGGGCCACCAGGCCATCGGCGAAGCATTCGGCGGCAAGGTGGTTCGTGCGCAACAGGTCATGCATGGCAAGACCTCGCCGATTACCCACACCGGCGTCGGCGTATTCAAGGATTTACCTAGCCCGTTCACAGTAATTCGCTATCACTCGCTGGCAATCGAGCGTTCCTCGATTCCAGACTGCCTGGAAATCACGGCATGGACCGATGACGGTGAAATCATGGGCGTGCGGCACAAGGATTATGATATCGAGGGCGTGCAGTTCCACCCTGAATCGATCCTGTCGGAACACGGCCATGCGCTGCTGCGTAACTTCGTGCAAAGAACCGCTTGA
- the trpE gene encoding anthranilate synthase component I has protein sequence MTELEFKSLATQGYNRIPLIAEAFADLETPLTLYLKLAQTQHTGKNTFLLESVVGGERFGRYSFIGLPASTLLRSYGTRIEVVKDDKVIETREGNPLDFIAEFQSRYKVALRPGLPRFCGGLAGYFGYDTVRHIEKRLADSTPKDDLGLPDIQLLLTEELAVIDNLSGKLYLIVYADPTQPEAFSKGRQRLKDLRNMLRRPADAPVTSASVRTETIREFKKDDYLKAVAKAKEYVMAGDLMQVQIGQRIKKPYVDSPLMLYRALRSLNPSPYMYFYNFGDMQIVGASPEILVRNEQTSAPKAGSGESKRKVTIRPLAGTRPRGSTPEQDEQLATELLADPKEIAEHVMLIDLARNDIGRIAETGSVKVTDQMVIEKYSHVQHIVSNVEGELKSGLSNLDVLKATFPAGTLSGAPKVRAMEIIDELELTKRGIYGGACGYLSFGGEMDVAIAIRTGVIKDGMLYVQAAAGIVADSVPEMEWQETENKARAVLRAAEQVQDGLDGEI, from the coding sequence ATGACCGAACTCGAATTCAAATCGCTGGCCACGCAAGGCTACAACCGCATTCCGCTGATCGCAGAAGCCTTTGCCGATCTCGAAACCCCGTTGACGCTGTACCTGAAACTGGCGCAAACCCAGCACACCGGGAAAAACACCTTCCTGCTGGAATCGGTAGTCGGCGGCGAGCGTTTCGGACGCTACTCGTTCATCGGCTTGCCGGCCTCGACGCTGTTGCGCAGCTATGGCACACGGATCGAAGTGGTCAAGGACGACAAGGTCATCGAAACCCGCGAAGGCAATCCGCTCGATTTCATCGCCGAATTCCAGTCGCGCTACAAAGTCGCGCTGCGCCCTGGCCTGCCGCGCTTTTGCGGTGGCCTGGCCGGTTATTTCGGTTACGACACGGTGCGCCATATCGAAAAACGCCTGGCTGACTCGACGCCAAAAGACGATCTCGGCCTGCCCGATATCCAATTGCTGCTGACCGAAGAACTGGCCGTCATCGATAATCTGTCCGGCAAGTTGTACTTGATCGTCTATGCCGATCCGACCCAGCCGGAAGCCTTCTCCAAAGGCCGCCAACGCCTGAAAGACTTGCGCAACATGCTGCGCCGCCCGGCCGATGCGCCGGTGACTTCGGCTTCGGTGCGTACCGAAACCATTCGCGAATTCAAGAAGGACGATTACCTGAAGGCAGTCGCCAAGGCCAAGGAATATGTGATGGCGGGCGACCTGATGCAGGTCCAGATCGGCCAGCGCATCAAGAAACCGTATGTCGATTCGCCGCTGATGCTGTATCGCGCGCTGCGCTCGCTGAATCCGTCGCCGTACATGTACTTCTACAATTTCGGCGACATGCAAATCGTCGGCGCCTCGCCGGAAATCCTGGTGCGCAACGAACAAACCTCTGCGCCTAAAGCTGGCAGCGGCGAAAGCAAGCGCAAGGTCACGATTCGTCCATTGGCTGGCACCCGGCCGCGCGGTTCGACTCCCGAGCAAGATGAGCAACTGGCAACCGAGTTGCTTGCCGATCCGAAGGAAATCGCCGAACACGTGATGCTGATCGACCTGGCCCGTAACGACATCGGCCGCATCGCCGAAACCGGCAGCGTCAAGGTCACCGATCAGATGGTGATCGAAAAATATTCGCATGTGCAGCACATCGTCTCGAATGTCGAAGGCGAACTCAAATCCGGCCTGTCCAACCTGGATGTCCTGAAAGCTACGTTCCCGGCCGGCACCTTGTCCGGTGCGCCGAAAGTGCGCGCCATGGAAATCATTGATGAACTGGAACTGACCAAGCGCGGCATCTACGGCGGCGCGTGCGGCTACCTGTCGTTCGGCGGCGAAATGGATGTCGCCATCGCGATCCGCACCGGCGTCATCAAGGATGGCATGCTGTATGTGCAGGCCGCAGCCGGCATCGTCGCCGATTCGGTGCCCGAGATGGAATGGCAGGAAACCGAAAACAAGGCACGCGCGGTACTGCGCGCGGCTGAACAGGTGCAAGACGGACTGGATGGAGAAATCTGA
- a CDS encoding phosphoglycolate phosphatase — protein MSTAAASEVIALSGIAAAIIDLDGTMLDTAPDFQVAVNRMRDEMDLAPLEQKTIVDFVGKGSENLIRRVLAVDFPAQQVEQHFDAALNSYQRHYEVVNGTHASLYPGVVEGLQAMRDKGLRLACVTNKPLVFALALLEKAGLRDYFELVYGGDSFPRKKPDPMPLLAVCADFELEPAQVVAIGDSSNDAQAARAAGCRVFNVPYGYNHGESIQDVDSDGIVASLLVAAHHIST, from the coding sequence ATGAGTACAGCAGCAGCGTCAGAAGTGATTGCCCTGAGCGGCATCGCGGCCGCCATCATTGACCTCGATGGCACCATGCTCGACACCGCGCCGGATTTCCAGGTTGCAGTGAATCGCATGCGCGACGAGATGGATCTGGCGCCGCTGGAACAAAAAACCATTGTTGACTTCGTCGGCAAAGGCAGCGAAAACCTGATTCGCCGTGTGCTTGCGGTCGATTTTCCAGCGCAGCAAGTCGAGCAGCATTTCGACGCGGCGCTCAACTCCTACCAACGCCATTACGAAGTCGTCAACGGCACCCATGCCAGCCTGTATCCCGGCGTGGTCGAAGGCTTGCAGGCGATGCGCGACAAGGGCTTGCGGCTGGCGTGCGTCACCAACAAGCCGTTGGTGTTCGCTTTGGCACTGCTGGAGAAAGCCGGGCTGCGCGATTATTTCGAACTGGTTTACGGCGGCGATTCGTTCCCGCGCAAGAAGCCGGACCCGATGCCGCTGCTGGCGGTTTGCGCCGATTTTGAGCTGGAACCGGCGCAGGTAGTCGCCATCGGCGATTCCAGCAACGACGCCCAGGCGGCGCGCGCAGCCGGTTGCCGGGTGTTCAACGTGCCGTATGGCTACAATCACGGCGAATCTATACAAGATGTCGATTCCGATGGTATAGTCGCTTCACTGCTCGTTGCAGCACATCATATTTCAACCTGA
- the rpe gene encoding ribulose-phosphate 3-epimerase yields the protein MPTYRIAPSILSADFARLGEEVRNVVRDGADMIHFDVMDNHYVPNLTIGPLVCEAIRPHVQVPIDVHLMVKPVDRIIPDFAKAGANIITFHPEASEHIDRSLQLIRDHGCKAGLVFNPATSLDYLDYVMDKIDIILIMSVNPGFGGQSFIPEALKKIAEARRRIDASGRDIMLEVDGGIKIDNIAAAAKAGADTFVAGSAIFGKPDYKSVIDNMRAELAKV from the coding sequence ATGCCAACCTATCGTATCGCCCCCAGCATTCTTTCCGCCGACTTCGCCCGCCTGGGTGAAGAAGTACGCAACGTTGTCCGCGACGGCGCCGACATGATCCACTTCGACGTGATGGACAACCATTACGTTCCCAACCTGACCATCGGCCCGCTGGTGTGTGAAGCGATCCGCCCGCACGTGCAGGTGCCGATCGATGTCCACTTGATGGTCAAACCGGTCGACCGCATCATTCCGGACTTCGCCAAGGCCGGCGCCAACATCATTACTTTCCACCCGGAAGCATCGGAACACATTGATCGTTCGCTGCAGCTGATCCGCGATCATGGCTGCAAGGCTGGCCTGGTTTTCAATCCAGCAACATCATTGGATTACCTTGATTACGTGATGGACAAGATCGACATCATCCTGATCATGTCGGTCAACCCAGGCTTCGGCGGCCAGTCGTTCATCCCGGAAGCGCTCAAGAAGATTGCCGAAGCGCGCCGACGGATCGACGCCTCGGGGCGCGACATCATGCTGGAAGTCGACGGCGGCATCAAGATCGACAACATCGCGGCAGCCGCCAAGGCCGGTGCGGACACCTTTGTCGCCGGTTCGGCCATCTTCGGCAAACCCGATTACAAGTCCGTGATCGACAACATGCGCGCGGAACTGGCCAAAGTATGA
- the apaG gene encoding Co2+/Mg2+ efflux protein ApaG, giving the protein MAAYEFTVSVRTQYLEEQSDPDSSHFVFAYAITIRNTGQVAAQLISRHWVITDANNHVEEVRGLGVVGHQPLLQPGEQFEYTSGTSMATPQGSMSGEYFCVAEDGEQFEARIPEFVLSLPRTLH; this is encoded by the coding sequence ATGGCCGCCTATGAATTTACCGTTTCTGTCAGGACACAGTATCTGGAAGAGCAATCCGATCCCGACAGTTCGCACTTTGTATTCGCCTACGCGATTACGATCCGCAATACCGGACAGGTCGCTGCGCAATTGATCTCGCGTCACTGGGTGATTACCGATGCCAACAATCATGTCGAGGAAGTGCGCGGCTTGGGTGTGGTCGGTCATCAGCCGCTGCTGCAGCCGGGCGAGCAATTCGAATACACCAGCGGCACCTCGATGGCGACGCCGCAGGGTTCGATGTCCGGCGAATATTTCTGTGTTGCCGAAGATGGCGAGCAATTCGAGGCGCGGATTCCCGAGTTCGTCCTGTCGCTGCCGCGCACCCTGCACTGA
- a CDS encoding murein transglycosylase A, whose protein sequence is MLFKRISLPVSALIIGFSLAACTTTPLTTPPSKETPRPTEAAPLPSTPPGATLRATTFSALPGWASDDLRQALPAFLTSCTTQARKVDWKEPCAIAADLDGNNEKAIRTFFQSFFTPYQVVNADGTDNGLVTGYYEPLLKGARKRGGPYQTPIYRAPDDLITVDLASIYPELKGLRLRGRLVGNKVVPYANRAELDKSGALVGKELLWVDDPIDAFFLQVQGSGRVQLNDTGGVVRVAYADQNGYPYKSIGRYLVDKGELTLAQASAQGIKAWLAANPGRQQELLNANPSYVFFKEEIVTDPSKGPKGAQGVPLTPQRSIAVDPQFVPLGTPVFLSTTQPNSGALLQQLVVAQDTGGAIKGAVRADFFWGFGNEAGDKAGKMKQRGMMWLLLPKLAAVR, encoded by the coding sequence ATGCTATTTAAACGTATCAGTCTACCCGTTTCTGCCCTGATTATTGGTTTCAGTTTAGCTGCCTGCACCACCACTCCCCTGACCACGCCACCGTCCAAGGAAACGCCGCGGCCGACTGAAGCGGCGCCGCTGCCGTCAACGCCGCCCGGCGCCACCCTGCGCGCAACCACGTTTTCGGCGTTGCCCGGCTGGGCCAGTGACGATTTGCGCCAGGCGCTGCCGGCTTTCCTGACTTCCTGCACGACTCAGGCGCGCAAGGTTGACTGGAAAGAGCCGTGCGCGATTGCGGCCGACCTGGATGGTAATAACGAAAAAGCAATTCGCACGTTTTTCCAGTCTTTTTTCACGCCTTATCAAGTTGTCAATGCCGATGGCACGGATAACGGACTGGTCACCGGCTACTACGAACCGTTGTTGAAAGGCGCGCGCAAACGCGGTGGCCCTTACCAGACGCCGATCTACCGGGCGCCGGACGATCTGATCACGGTCGACCTGGCCAGTATTTATCCGGAATTGAAGGGGCTGCGACTGCGTGGCCGCCTGGTTGGCAACAAGGTGGTGCCTTACGCAAACCGTGCCGAGCTGGACAAGTCCGGCGCCCTGGTCGGCAAGGAGCTGCTGTGGGTGGATGACCCGATCGATGCATTTTTCCTGCAGGTGCAAGGTTCCGGTCGGGTTCAGTTGAATGACACCGGCGGCGTCGTGCGTGTAGCTTATGCCGACCAGAATGGTTATCCGTACAAATCGATCGGCCGCTATCTGGTCGATAAAGGCGAATTGACGTTGGCCCAGGCGTCCGCACAAGGCATCAAGGCCTGGCTGGCGGCGAATCCGGGGCGGCAGCAGGAATTATTGAATGCCAATCCAAGCTACGTCTTTTTCAAGGAAGAGATCGTCACCGATCCGAGCAAAGGGCCGAAAGGCGCGCAGGGTGTGCCGCTGACGCCGCAACGCTCGATTGCGGTCGATCCGCAGTTCGTGCCGCTCGGTACCCCGGTGTTTCTGTCGACGACCCAGCCCAACAGCGGTGCTCTGCTGCAGCAGCTGGTGGTGGCGCAAGACACCGGCGGCGCCATCAAGGGCGCGGTCCGGGCCGATTTCTTCTGGGGGTTTGGCAATGAAGCCGGCGATAAGGCCGGCAAGATGAAGCAGCGCGGCATGATGTGGCTGCTACTGCCGAAGTTGGCCGCTGTCCGATAA
- a CDS encoding universal stress protein: MFKTILVPTDGSHLSDKAIATAIEFAKFSSGKIIALSVAEPYPFSPMAESTMATDPGTYEENMLALAQLNVKKVADAARDAGVPCERLTAQAFNPDEEIINAAEKYHCDAIFMASHGRSGLSRLFLGSKTQRVLAHSTIPVLVLR, from the coding sequence ATGTTCAAGACCATTCTAGTCCCTACCGACGGATCGCATCTATCCGATAAAGCAATCGCCACCGCCATCGAGTTTGCCAAGTTCAGCAGCGGCAAGATCATTGCCCTTTCCGTTGCCGAGCCCTACCCGTTCTCACCGATGGCAGAAAGCACCATGGCCACCGACCCCGGCACCTATGAAGAGAACATGCTGGCGCTGGCGCAGTTGAACGTAAAAAAAGTCGCCGATGCCGCCAGAGATGCGGGCGTACCTTGTGAAAGGCTGACCGCCCAGGCATTCAATCCCGACGAAGAGATCATCAACGCCGCCGAGAAATATCACTGCGACGCGATTTTCATGGCGTCGCACGGCCGCAGCGGACTCAGCCGTCTGTTCCTGGGCAGCAAAACACAGAGGGTATTGGCCCACTCGACGATTCCGGTACTGGTGCTGCGTTGA